In one window of Scylla paramamosain isolate STU-SP2022 chromosome 36, ASM3559412v1, whole genome shotgun sequence DNA:
- the LOC135091120 gene encoding spectrin beta chain-like isoform X21: MERKEARKDSTSSSSSSSSSSSSSSSSSKEEIFEEAKEGKEADQEEQQYSSDRDTWRDSLNQAWMESLGEIGEKSHNVQVTNGTTGQSTAVEVTQQSSSSAGDRVLTTRVSQDSFVDYGGQILTMQVSQESFSSNGGQVSMTQASQEVSSCAGGQILTKQISQESCSSASGQVTVMQVSKEVFSSATGQVLTSQVSRESHGSASGQVSVTQDAQGSSSTPRRGLLMTQLSRESLGSAGGRVSKRQVSRESSTNSETVTSYGQQTQHIQVVSSSHKRSHRSSSSSSLDGVEGKDQIGHRRKRLSASEYSSHESDSGGSSSTPISPLSAKPPELQQIIRQSASSSGIAEETNLPPAGEEPVLSEMKFELSSWPSRSESVRKVKVMAHKPVKRSITSDPSVQHIYTGAMERHIKELKDERESVQKKTFMKWVNSHLVRVSTRIGDLYVDLRDGKQLLKLLEILSGERLPRPTKGKMRIHCLENVDKALQFLRDQRVHLENMGSHDIVDGNARLTLGLIWTIILRFQIQDITIEETENQETKSAKDALLLWCQMKTAGYHNVNIRNFTTSWRDGLAFNAIIHKHRPDLVQYEKLSRSNPIHNLNNAFTTAENKLGLTKLLDAEDIFVEQPDEKSIITYVVTYYHYFSKLKQETVQGKRIGKVVGIAMENDRMIKEYENLTSDLLKWIETTIESLNDRAFANSLTGVQTQLTQFNTYRTVEKPPKFVEKGNLEVLLFTLQSKMRANNQKPYLPKEGKMISDINKAWERLEKAEHERELALREELIRQEKLEQLAARFNRKAGMRETWLSENQRLVSQDNFGFDLAAVEAAAKKHEAIETDIFAYEERVQAVVAVAQELEAENYHDIERINARKDNVLRLWNYLLELLRLRRMRLELSLQLQQNFQEMIYILDSMEDMKVRLLSEDYGKHLMGVEDLLQKHSLLEADINVLGERVKTVIEHSQRFLDDEQVEGYRPCDPSIVLERVQQLEDAYGELVKLAVERRLRLEESRKLWQFYWDMAEEENWIKEKEQILSTSDIGHDLITVNLLLTKHKTVEEELSSHEPQLMACVKIGEELIAQQHFGSDKIQERIDEIMGMWNNLKEKSANRKKRLTDAVDLHQFYTEADDVDTWMLDILRLVSSEDTGRDEATVQSLLKKHKDVTEELKNYATTIEALHQQASELNEIDRESPDVVERLASIDRRYKELLELAKMRKQRLLDALSLYKLFTEADGVEQWIGEKERMLQTMVPAKDIEDCEIMKHRYEGFEQEMNANASRVAVVNQLARQLLHVEHPNSEDIVARQNQLNQRWAELREKAENKREELNSAHGVQTFHIECRETVLWIEDKKRVLMETADLGTDLSGIMTLQRRLSGMERDLAAIQAKLDSLEREADKISQEHPEEAELIRERVEQIRAVWDQLTQLLKERDAKLEEAGDLHRFLRDLDHFQAWLTKTMTDVASEDIPSNLAEAEKLLSQHQSIREEIDNYTEDYTKMMEYGERITAEDVTPADDAQYMFLRERLKALKDGWAELHQMWENRQQLLSQSLNLQMFLRDAKQGEVLLSQQEHYLSKDETPTNLEQAENLIKRHEAFLTTMEANDEKINGICQFAQRLLDEGHYAVDKIQKKAENIEERRQQNRERALEQMERLRDQLQVHQFLQDCEELNDWVQEKHIIAQDESYRSAKTVHSKWTRHQAFEAEIASNKDRLVRVQQAGEELVKEKPEMAEMIGPKISELNQHFEDLESTTKEKGERLFDANRQVLYEQTCDDIDTWMSDLEKQIEGGDTGMDLTSVNILMQKQHLIETQMAVKAKQVEQLESQADYLQRMDPEKTDKVKSMKAKVEAKFESLKAPLLDRNEALNKKKEAFQFRRDVEDEKLWIQEKMPQATSSEYGNSLFTVHMLKKKLQSLSTEIDNHEPRINLVCENGRKLIEAGHTDADEFHKLLEELLDDWAKLKDAMEFRRSKLMVSEKAQQYLFDASEAEVWMSEQELYMMVEDRGKDELSAQNLMKKHQSLESDVTDYAETIRQLGETARHLISEEHPDSEQISKRQSQIDKLYAGLRDLAVERRSKLDEALKLFMLNREVDDLEQWIAEREVVAGSHELGQDYDHVTMLRDRFKDFARDTETIGNERVAAVNEIADQLISAGHSDAATIAEWKDGLNESWADLLELIETRTQMLAASWELHKFFHDCKDVLSRILEKQNSISDELGRDAGSVSALQRKHQNFVQDLVMLQQQVQQIQDDSSKLQAAYAGDKAREITNREAEVVSAWLNLQGMCEDRRVKLSDTGDLFKFFNMVRTLILWMDDVIRQMNTTEKPRDVSGVELLMNNHQSLKAEVDAREDNFNVCVSLGKELLARNHYATPEIKEKLMSLSNQRINMLQRWEERWEHLQLILEVYQFARDASVAECWLMAQEPYLVSAEFGRSIDEVENLIKKHEAFEKACSAQEERFAALERLTTFELKELKRKQEEEEEERQRQEELARQAAAPPPQSPDQPTDGVDGSGEDSHLNGEEHDESREAVEPPSAVAPPKGHPHTLPRAPTPASKESRRRVRSRSKSPFRSFRWKKTKTSPSEAPGSASDDESNLERAAERPSPTGDEDQLEGSLVRKHEWESTTKKASNRSWDKLFLVLRGNTLFFYKDRKSYQAAPEVYFRAEIPCDLSGGQASVADDYTKKKHVLRLRLVSGSEYLFQAKDEEELNTWVAALQVATSAEGSAGPSRSQTLPAGSEKKDEPKRRSFFTLKKK; the protein is encoded by the exons atggagagaaaggaagcaaggaaggactCAACGAGCTCCAGCAGCAGTagctccagcagcagcagcagcagcagcagcagcagtaaggaGGAGATATTTGAGGAAgccaaggaagggaaggaagcagaccaggaggagcagcagtacAGCTCAGATAGAGATACATGGAGGGATTCTCTCAACCAGGCATGGATGGAGTCCCTTGGAGAAATTGGTGAAAAGTCCCACAATGTTCAGGTCACTAATGGCACCACTGGTCAGAGCACAGCAGTGGAGGTGACCCAGCAGTCTTCCAGCAGTGCTGGCGACCGAGTGCTGACAACACGGGTCTCTCAGGATTCCTTTGTTGACTATGGTGGTCAGATCTTGACAATGCAGGTCTCCCAGGAGTCCTTCAGCAGTAATGGTGGGCAGGTCTCCATGACTCAGGCTTCTCAGGAGGTCTCTAGCTGTGCCGGTGGCCAGATCCTAACAAAGCAGATCTCTCAGGAGTCATGTAGCAGTGCCAGTGGTCAAGTCACAGTGATGCAAGTGTCAAAGGAGGTTTTTAGCAGTGCCACTGGACAAGTGTTGACCTCGCAGGTTTCTCGAGAGTCGCATGGCAGTGCCAGCGGCCAGGTGTCGGTGACACAGGACGCTCAAGGGTCCAGCAGCACTCCACGTCGTGGACTCTTGATGACACAGTTATCTCGAGAATCACTGGGCAGTGCTGGTGGTCGGGTCTCCAAAAGGCAAGTGTCCCGAGAGTCCTCCACCAACAGTGAGACAGTGACATCATATGGCCAGCAGACGCAGCACATCCAGGTGGTGTCCAGCAGCCACAAGAGGAGCCACAGGTCCTCCAGCAGCTCATCCCTAGATGGAGTGGAAGGCAAGGATCAGATAGGCCACAGAAGGAAGAGGTTGAGTGCAAGCGAGTATTCAAGTCATGAGTCTGATAGTGGTGGCTCCAGCAGCACACCTATCTCGCCTCTGAGCGCCAAACCCCCCGAGCTGCAGCAGATAATAAGGCAGTCTGCGTCGTCCTCCGGCATTGCAGAGGAGACGAACCTTCCTCCTGCAGGCGAAGAACCAGTGCTCAGTGAGATGAAGTTTGAGCTGTCAAGTTGGCCTTCCAGGAGTGAGTCAGTGCGCAAAGTTAAGGTGATGGCACACAAGCCTGTCAAGAGGTCCATCACCAGCGACCCGTCCGTGCAGCACATTTACACAGGTGCTATGGAGCGTCACATTAAAGAGCTCAAAG ATGAGCgagagagtgtgcagaagaaGACCTTCATGAAGTGGGTCAACTCGCACCTGGTCCGGGTCAGCACACGCATCGGGGACCTGTACGTTGACCTACGCGATGGCAAGCAGCTCCTCAAACTGCTGGAGATCCTGTCAGGGGAGCGGCTG CCACGACCCACcaagggaaagatgaggatCCACTGCCTGGAGAATGTGGACAAGGCTCTGCAGTTCCTGCGAGACCAGCGGGTGCACCTGGAGAACATGGGCTCCCATGACATAGTGGACGGCAATGCCCGCCTCACCCTCGGCCTCATCTGGACCATCATCCTCCGCTTCCAGATCCAGGACATCACCATTGAGGAGACAGAGAACCAGGAGACAAAGAGCGCCAAGGATGCTCTCCTCCTGTGGTGCCAGATGAAGACTGCTGGCTACCACAACGTCAACATCAGGAACTTCACCACCTCCTGGAGGGACGGTCTTGCCTTCAACGCCATCATCCACAAGCACCGTCCAGACCTGGTGCAGTATGAGAAGCTGTCACGTTCAAACCCCATCCACAACCTCAACAATGCCTTCACTACAGCTGAAAACAAACTTGGCCTCACAAAACTTTTAGATGCCGAAGATATTTTTGTTGAGCAGCCTGACGAGAAGTCCATCATCACTTATGTCGTcacctactaccactacttctccAAACTAAAGCAGGAGACTGTGCAGGGCAAGCGTATTGGCAAGGTAGTTGGCATCGCAATGGAGAATGACAGGATGATCAAGGAATATGAGAATCTGACCTCGGATCTTCTGAAGTGGATTGAGACAACAATCGAGAGCCTCAATGACCGAGCTTTTGCTAACTCCCTGACAGGAGTACAGACTCAGCTGACACAGTTCAACACCTACCGCACAGTGGAGAAGCCTCCCAAGTTTGTGGAGAAAGGTAACCTTGAAGTGCTACTCTTCACTCTGCAATCCAAGATGAGAGCCAACAACCAGAAGCCGTACCTGCCAAAGGAGGGCAAGATGATCAGCGACATCAACAAGGCCTGGGAGCGCCTGGAGAAGGCTGAGCATGAGAGGGAGCTGGCTCTGAGAGAGGAACTGATTCGCCAAGAAAAACTGGAGCAGCTGGCTGCAAGGTTCAACCGCAAGGCTGGGATGAGAGAGACTTGGCTGTCTGAGAATCAGCGCCTTGTCTCCCAGGACAACTTTGGCTTTGACCTGGCAGCTGTGGAAGCCGCCGCCAAGAAGCACGAGGCCATTGAGACAGACATCTTTGCCTATGAGGAGCGAGTGCAGGCTGTTGTTGCCGTGGCACAAGAGTTGGAGGCGGAGAACTATCATGACATTGAGCGCATCAATGCCAGGAAGGACAATGTTCTCCGATTATGGAATTACCTGCTTGAACTGCTGCGTCTCCGCCGCATGAGGCTGGAACTGTCCCTGCAGCTGCAGCAGAACTTCCAGGAGATGATTTACATCCTGGACTCCATGGAGGACATGAAGGTGCGCCTCCTGAGCGAAGACTACGGCAAACACCTCATGGGTGTGGAGGACCTGCTGCAGAAACATTCCCTCCTGGAGGCAGACATCAACGTGCTGGGTGAGCGCGTGAAGACAGTCATTGAACACTCCCAGAGGTTCCTGGATGATGAGCAGGTGGAGGGCTACCGGCCCTGTGACCCATCCATCGTGCTGGAGCGTGTGCAGCAGCTGGAGGACGCCTACGGTGAGCTGGTGAAGCTGGCCGTGGAGCGCAGGCTGCGTCTGGAGGAGTCCCGCAAGCTGTGGCAGTTCTACTGGGACATGGCAGAGGAAGAGAACTGGATCAAGGAAAAGGAACAGATTCTGTCCACCTCAGACATTGGGCATGATCTGATCACTGTCAACTTGCTACTCACCAAGCACAAGACTGTGGAAGAGGAGCTTTCTTCTCATGAGCCACAGCTTATGGCTTGTGTCAAGATTGGAGAAGAACTCATTGCACAGCAGCACTTTGGTTCTGACAAGATTCAGGAGAGAATTGATGAAATTATGGGCATGTGGAACAACCTTAAGGAGAAGTCAGCCAACCGCAAGAAGCGGCTGACAGATGCCGTGGACCTGCACCAGTTCTACACTGAGGCTGATGACGTGGACACCTGGATGCTGGATATCCTGCGCCTGGTCTCCAGCGAGGACACCGGCAGGGATGAGGCTACCGTTCAGTCTCTCCTCAAGAAACACAAGGACGTCACAGAAGAGTTGAAGAATTATGCCACAACCATTGAGGCTCTTCACCAGCAGGCCTCAGAACTCAATGAAATTGACAGGGAATCACCTGATGTGGTTGAGAGGCTTGCTTCCATTGACAGAAGGTACAAGGAACTGTTAGAACTGGCTAAGATGAGGAAGCAGAGGCTGCTTGATGCTCTGTCACTGTACAAGCTGTTCACTGAGGCTGATGGAGTGGAGCAATGGATTGGGGAGAAGGAGCGCATGCTGCAGACCATGGTGCCAGCCAAGGACATTGAGGACTGTGAGATTATGAAGCACAGATATGAAGGATTTGAACAAGAAATGAATGCCAATGCAAGCCGTGTGGCCGTGGTGAACCAACTTGCTCGCCAGCTGCTGCACGTGGAACATCCAAATTCAGAAGACATCGTTGCCCGCCAGAACCAGCTGAACCAGAGGTGGGCAGAGCTCAGAGAAAAGGCTGAGAACAAGCGTGAAGAACTCAACTCTGCCCACGGTGTTCAGACATTCCACATTGAATGCAGAGAAACAGTTCTGTGGATTGAGGACAAGAAGAGAGTCCTGATGGAGACTGCTGATCTGGGAACTGACCTGAGCGGCATCATGACCCTGCAGCGTCGCCTGTCTGGCATGGAGCGTGACCTTGCTGCTATCCAGGCCAAGCTGGACTCTCTGGAAAGGGAAGCCGATAAGATCAGCCAGGAGCATCCCGAGGAGGCTGAACTCATCCGTGAGCGCGTCGAACAGATCCGTGCCGTGTGGGACCAGCTGACACAGCTGCTGAAGGAGCGTGATGCCAAGCTGGAGGAGGCTGGCGACCTCCACCGCTTCCTGCGCGACCTTGACCACTTCCAGGCCTGGTTGACCAAGACCATGACTGATGTGGCTTCAGAAGATATTCCATCTAACCTTGCAGAAGCAGAGAAGCTGCTGAGCCAGCACCAGTCTATCCGAGAGGAGATTGACAACTACACAGAAGATTACACAAAGATGATGGAGTATGGTGAGCGCATCACTGCAGAAGATGTCACTCCAGCAGACGATGCCCAGTATATGTTCCTGAGGGAGCGTCTCAAGGCCCTGAAGGATGGCTGGGCCGAGCTTCACCAGATGTGGGAGAACAGACAGCAGCTCTTATCTCAGTCTCTCAACTTGCAAATGTTCTTGCGAGATGCCAAGCAGGGAGAGGTGCTCCTAAGTCAGCAAGAACACTACCTGAGCAAGGATGAGACTCCTACCAACCTTGAACAGGCAGAAAACCTTATTAAGAGACATGAAGCCTTCCTCACCACCATGGAGGCAAATGATGAGAAAATCAATGGAATTTGTCAGTTTGCACAGAGGCTGCTAGATGAGGGACACTATGCTGTCGACAAGATCCAGAAGAAGGCAGAGAACATTGAGGAGAGGCGGCAGCAGAACAGAGAACGGGCCTTGGAGCAAATGGAACGATTACGGGACCAACTGCAGGTGCACCAGTTCCTGCAGGACTGTGAGGAACTCAATGACTGGGTGCAGGAGAAACACATCATTGCGCAGGACGAGAGCTACCGCTCAGCCAAGACTGTTCACAGCAAGTGGACTCGTCATCAGGCATTTGAAGCAGAGATTGCAAGCAACAAAGACAGGCTTGTCAGAGTGCAGCAGGCCGGAGAAGAATTGGTCAAGGAGAAACCAGAAATGGCTGAGATGATTGGACCAAAGATTTCAGAGCTAAATCAACACTTCGAAGACCTCGAAAGCACGACAAAGGAGAAGGGCGAACGACTCTTCGATGCCAACAGGCAAGTTCTGTACGAACAAACATGCGATGATATCGACACCTGGATGAGTGACCTCGAGAAACAGATTGAGGGTGGAGACACAGGCATGGACTTGACCTCTGTAAATATTTTGATGCAGAAGCAACATTTGATTGAAACACAAATGGCAGTCAAGGCCAAACAGGTAGAACAGCTCGAGAGTCAGGCAGATTACCTGCAGCGTATGGATCCAGAAAAGACAGATAAGGTCAAGTCAATGAAGGCCAAGGTGGAAGCCAAGTTCGAGTCCCTGAAGGCACCTCTTCTTGACCGAAATGAAGCcctgaataagaagaaagaggctTTCCAGTTCAGGCGAGATGTGGAGGATGAGAAGCTCTGGATCCAGGAGAAGATGCCTCAAGCCACCAGCTCTGAGTACGGCAACTCCCTCTTCACCGTCCACATGCTGAAGAAGAAGCTGCAGAGTCTGAGCACAGAGATTGACAACCATGAGCCCAGGATCAACCTTGTGTGCGAGAATGGACGCAAGCTTATCGAGGCTGGACACACAGACGCCGATGAATTCCACAAGCTGCTGGAGGAGCTGCTGGATGACTGGGCGAAGCTGAAGGACGCCATGGAATTCCGACGATCCAAACTCATGGTGTCTGAGAAGGCCCAGCAGTACCTCTTTGACGCCAGCGAGGCCGAGGTCTGGATGAGTGAGCAGGAGCTGTACATGATGGTGGAGGACAGAGGCAAGGATGAACTTTCTGCCCAGAACCTGATGAAGAAGCACCAGAGCCTCGAGAGTGATGTCACTGACTATGCTGAGACCATCCGACAGCTGGGCGAGACAGCCAGACACCTCATCAGTGAAGAGCACCCTGACAG TGAACAGATCAGCAAAAGACAGTCCCAGATTGACAAGCTGTACGCTGGCCTGCGGGATCTTGCCGTGGAGCGACGCAGCAAACTGGACGAGGCACTGAAGCTCTTCATGCTGAACCGAGAAGTGGACGACCTGGAACAATGGATTGCCGAGAGGGAGGTCGTGGCTGGGTCTCATGAACTTGGCCAGGACTACGACCACGTTACG ATGCTTCGAGACAGATTTAAGGACTTTGCCAGAGACACAGAGACCATTGGCAATGAGCGGGTTGCAGCTGTTAACGAGATTGCTGACCAGCTCATCTCTGCTGGCCACTCTGATGCGGCCACCATCGCTGAGTGGAAGGATGGCCTCAACGAGTCATGGGCTGACTTGCTGGAGCTCATTGAGACGCGCACACAGATGCTTGCTGCCTCATGGGAGCTGCACAAGTTCTTCCATGACTGCAAGGATGTGTTGAGTCGCATTCTTGAGAAGCAGAACAGCATTTCAGACGAGCTTGGCCGTGATGCTGGCTCAGTGTCGGCCCTGCAGAGGAAACACCAGAACTTTGTCCAAGATTTGGTTATGCTTCAGCAGCAG GTGCAACAAATTCAGGATGATTCTTCTAAACTGCAAGCTGCATATGCGGGTGACAAAGCTCGAGAAATCACAAACCGAGAGGCAGAAGTTGTGTCTGCCTGGCTGAACTTGCAGGGCATGTGTGAGGATCGCAGAGTTAAGCTCAGTGACACAGGTGATCTGTTCAAGTTCTTCAACATGGTGCGCACACTCATACTGTGGATGGATGATGTTATCAGACAGATGAACACTACCGAAAAACCAAG GGATGTGAGTGGTGTAGAATTGCTGATGAACAACCACCAGAGTCTGAAGGCAGAAGTGGACGCCCGGGAGGACAacttcaatgtgtgtgtgtctcttggGAAGGAGCTGCTTGCCCGCAACCATTACGCCACGCCGGAGATCAAGGAGAAGCTCATGTCCCTCAGCAACCAGCGCATCAACATGCTGCAGCGCTGGGAGGAGCGATGGGAGCACTTACAGCTCA TTTTGGAGGTGTACCAGTTTGCTCGTGACGCTTCAGTGGCAGAGTGTTGGCTCATGGCACAGGAACCTTATCTTGTATCAGCTGAATTTGGT AGATCAATTGATGAGGTTGAGAACCTGATCAAAAAGCATGAGGCATTTGAGAAAGCTTGTTCGGCCCAGGAGGAACGGTTTGCTGCCCTGGAGCGGCTGACCACG TTTGAGTTGAAAGaactaaagagaaaacaagaagaggaggaggaagaacggcAGCGACAAGAGGAGCTAGCAAGACAGGCAGCTGCTCCCCCACCACAGTCCCCCGACCAACCCACGGACGG AGTCGATGGTTCAGGAGAAGATTCCCACTTGAATGGAGAGGAGCATGATGAATCACGAGAAG CCGTTGAGCCACCATCGGCTGTTGCTCCCCCCAAGGGCCACCCCCATACATTGCCCCGAG CCCCTACTCCTGCTAGCAAGGAGTCGCGACGGAGGGTGCGTTCTAGATCCAAGTCTCCATTCCGCTCTTTCCGCTGGAAGAAAACCAAGACTTCTCCATCCGAAGCACCGGGTAGTGCATCTGACGATGAATCGAACCTGGAAAGGGCAGCag AGAGACCAAGCCCAACCGGTGACGAGGACCAGCTGGAAGGTAGTCTGGTGCGCAAACATGAGTGGGAGTCGACCACAAAGAAAGCGTCCAACAG GTCGTGGGACAAGCTGTTCCTGGTTCTGCGAGGCAACACACTCTTCTTCTACAAGGACCGTAAGAGTTACCAGGCCGCCCCAGAGGTCTACTTCAGGGCTGAGATTCCCTGCGACCTCTCTGGGGGACAGGCCTCCGTGGCTGATGACTACACCAAGAAAAAGCATGTGCTGCGCCTGAG ATTGGTTAGTGGCTCTGAGTATTTGTTCCAAGCCAAAGATGAAGAGGAGCTGAACACATGGGTGGCTGCCCTTCAGGTGGCCACATCCGCTGAGGGTTCTGCTGGCCCATCCCGCTCCCAGACACTGCCGGCCGGCTCCGAGAAGAAGGACGAACCCAAGCGACGTAGTTTCTTCACCCTCAAGAAGAAATAA